The Silene latifolia isolate original U9 population chromosome X, ASM4854445v1, whole genome shotgun sequence genome contains the following window.
CATGAACCATTACAAGTTTTTGGTCAGTGATGGCTTAACGTACATTTTGAAATACAATCATGAACCAACAATAACATAggaaaacacaaattctcatttgtaacgCGTTACAAGATTTTGACGAAAGAATTGTAACTATTTTATAATAAAAGGTAACCATTGTTTGATACTCCGTAGTAAATAGGAGTAAAAATTTGTGGATGGTTACTGGTTATTATAAAATGGTCACATCTCTTCCAATTTGTGACCGTCACAAAAGAGACCAacggaaaagaaaaacaaaatcatCTAAAATTGATTATTCCTAGTTTGCTTCTTTTAGGAATGGAGCATTTGCTGTGAAATATTGCTTCATAGCATCAACTGCTCTCACAGTGTAGCCTTCATCCTCGGGGTAATAAGCGATAGGATCCGGTAGTAGCGGGTTTCTAATATCCAATGCGCCTTCAAGGGTTGCATGAAGACAAAAGGCTGAATATGTCATTTGGTAACCTCCTTCCTGGACAATTAGAAATTGGCCTTTACTATGGAAATCAGCCAAGCCTCGGATTATCCGTGTCAATTCTCTGTATCCGTCCATTGTCAAGCACTGCCTTCCATTTGGATCAAACTGAATGCATGCACCAAagtaattagctatgcataactAAAGACATAGGATCATACTccgtattaaatagattagcgaTATTTACATGGAAACGAGAGTCAGTAATTTATTTCGAGGCCTGGATTAATCAACTTACAGCGCTTGAATCTTGGCCAACCACGAGAACAATCATTTCCGGTTGGAACTTGTTAACAGCTGGAACCACAAGCTCCTTCATGGCATACTCGTACCCACGGTCTCCACTCCCATTTGGCAACGGTATGTTCATATTAAACCCCAACCCATCTCCTTCACCGAGCTGATCAATGGCACCACTTTGAGGATGGGAAGGCCCCCAAGTACCATGGTTCATATGAAGCGATATGGTAAGAACTTCATTTGAGCCATAGAACCCTTCAGCAGTCCCGTTTCCATAATGAACATCGATGTCAATAACAACCACTTTAGCACGACCAGATTTTAAAGCCAAGTGAACAGCCAAACCAGCATTGTTCAGAAAGCAATATCCATCTGCTTGAGTTGGCTGAGCGTGATGACCTGGCGGCCTTACTAATGCATAGGCAATGTTAGCTTGACCGTCGAGTAAATGCTTCATAGCTGAGAGTGTTGTGCCAGCAGCAAGGCGAGCAGCTTCCCAAGAACCAGGGTTTAGAAACGTTCCAGCACACATCATCTTTCCTCCGGCTTTGTCTGCTTCCTCTAATTCCTTGATGTATTCTAACAATACATGTTATCAAAGAAATCTTAGTCATGCAAAAGAATTAGCATTCTCGTCAAATGCATAAAATTAAAGGCCATACAGCGGAGCTGCTTGAAGTTGCATGTTAGTACTTATTAAAACGCAATTTGCACAGATGTGCTCAATATAAGGACTAATACCGGAAGAAATGGAAGATTTGAGTCTATaagacactacaagaaaaactaaaacaggcggccgaaatttggcgactgatagtggtagtcgccaatttggcgactgattaacAGATTAGAGTAGTAGCTACGGAGTACCATTTAGACCCATAACCGGGTCTAACAGGCCAATAAGCCAGTTTCACCAAAGATGTTAGCGGAGCCACCAAGGAGGAGACCCGTCCCGTCCCATGTCCACAAACAAAATAAGGCTTCATTCCAAACCAAATGACCATACGAGTAACCCAATAGACTTATTAGGGCTCGTTTGGATAGCAAAACGGGAGAGAAAGGGAGGGGAATTGGAGTATGGGGACTAGGATACATTTGTCTTCAAAATTTATCCTATAATGTGCTTAACATAATTCAGTTGAGCTGAAATAAGAGTTAATTTGAGCAGAGTCAGGCTGAACATAATTACGCTGAGCTGAGCTAAACCGAACTGAACGGAAGAGACCTAAAATGAAATGAGTTGAAATTAATCCGAATAAGCCGAATTAGTCTGACCACACTCATCATCCAACATTTTCTCTTTTGTCCTAAAAAGAGCACTAGGCCAATCATAAATTCATAATGCTACAAGATTCGATCACAAATCACAATTACCTGTTTACAACCTCTGCACTTTACCAGCGAAACTAGCTGACACATAAATAAATCATCCCATACGTCATAACAAAATTACCATTCTATACACAGTAGCGATAattccgtcttaaacaagaatttgcgaCAAAATAAATACCTGGAGAGTGGAAAGTGAGGAGGTCAGAAGTAGAAGCAAGTGAACCAGAATGCCATGAAATAAAAGGAGAAATGGGCCCACGTTTTAGTATTGAAACCATATTCCTTACTCTATCCGCATTTTCCGGGTGATCTTCTAAAACATCCAAAAAACCCGGGTCAAATGCTGAGTCGAATACCCCCCGACCCGGATCGTGTTTCAGCATCCCCTCATCCCAAAACACAGCTATTCTTTCATTCTTTGCTACTACTAATGCACTTTGCTCTTCTGCTGCCATGAGGATATTAGTATTTCGGATTTTTTTGTgacgagtattttaatcaaacctAAAGAATCAAATGCTTGGAATGAGCATTGACTAAGTTTTGGTAATTTTGAGGATGAAGCAAATTGCAATATCGCAATCACAAAGCCACTGAGAGAGCTATGGAGTTGTTTAGTGTTACTGGACTACCTGAGTATGGGCTATGCTAGGTATTATTTGGGCTGTTTTTGGTTGTGGGCTATGAGTTTGTTTTGGGGATTTTGGATTTTTGGGCTTTCCACTTTTACCCGATTGCTAAACTCGTTGACAAATTATTCTCCCTTTATCGATTGTTTTCCAAATTCTCCAAACGTATAAAATGGCCGATTTTTCAATCTACTAAAGGGGTGTTTGGTTGAAacttttggaatggattggaattgATTCAATCCATTCTAGTATTTGGTTGGAagcttttggaatggagttagatacccaatgaaTTCTAACTTCATTCCAACCCCTTTGAATCTCATACCCATGTCTACACCCAAGTTTTCAACTTCATTCCACCCTATTACTGCTATTATATTCATTCCAGGGTCGAACCAATATGAGGTTCTAAGTTCGTACCCCTATGGTAACACAGTTCATTTCAATCCATTCCAATACTTTGAACCAAACGACACATAAATGAATATGTTGGAGgtaggggtgttaatgagacgagacagctcgtgagcaactcgagatcggctcggttaaagctcggtcaaagctcggctcgtgcgagctcgactcgggctcgggctcggctcgagagcttaacgagtcaagccgagcaaaggctggcttgactcgaaaagctcgcgagcggctcgaacttgtgcgattacataagatattgctcatattttgtaaaaatattttatcatgagtatatttttgtatcacacatagcaaatgtctcgctgatttgcgaaatatttttacatataattttCGAGCTTTGTTATTAAATATatcgaaagaaaaaaataaataaaaaataaacagtTTTATATATGTTCGATTTGGGatcgagtttggctcgagctcgcgttaaagctcgcaagcttatAAAGAGCACGTTTTTTTAAAGCTCGagtaagctcgagatcggctcgagttcgagttttggttcttgagcacaagccgagcaaggtcAAGCCCGGCCTCGGCTCGGCTCGTTAGCACCCCTAGTTGGAGGAATTTTGTAAAACAGCAGAGGTAACCAGGTTCGAGTACCATCTGGTACAAAAATTTAGTTTCTTATTATTTGTGGCCTTAAACTGGCTTTTGGAACAAGGTTCGTGAAATTAATTTGATGGCCATGTGTGGTTGTGTATAAGATACTACCTCTATCCTGGTCATTTGTTAACTACTTAAAAGTTCACAGACCTTAAATAGGGAGTCAATTATTAGATGATAAATGGACCAAGTTGAGTGTGGAGTATCAAACTGTCCATTAAAAGTAttcctaaaataaaaagataaaaaattGACTTAGACACTcaaaatggaataggtaaacaaatgactgagacgaaAGGAATATATTATTATTCCATCCTTTTAATTGAATTTCTTacgtttaattaaaatataactcACATATATTGAGAAAACATATGGAGTTCATTCGAGGGGAGGATTTTAGAAAGTTAATTTTGATTTGAGGGAGAACTAGTTACTAAAGTATGGACAATGTAAGTCTAATTTACCCTTATCCTTGTTAGTTTTAGAAATTAGAAAATTAATTTGGAAAATGGTAAGGAATACCCCTTTTATTTCAATAACTTTTATACATTAGATTAAAATATTTATTCACATATATTCCGCAAATGTATAAATTATATGTTTTACGAGCCACGATTTTTAACTACTTCATAGTCTCAATCATctatttaccttttttttaatTCTTTATAAAAAGTATTTTAATCGGCGGTAAACAAATAGATGAACATGAAACGGATAAAGTATCTTTTTAAACGCTTATCCGATAATTGAGTGGTCCGACCATAACCTATTTAAAAGTGACATTTCTTGATGTCCGGCCAACAATTTGAGAAACGTCCATGATATTGTGAATGGACAATAGGCAATACTCAATATATAGCATTAGTGAAGTGTTGAACTCAAATCAAACAACTCATATCCTAGGCCAGTGGAAGACCAGTGTGGTCATTCCAAATACTCATGCCTAAGGTACACAAGTACTAAAGTCTCACATTAGTTCACTTACcttaatcacaaattctcattatagacggacactatccgtctatacgtatagacggatatcatttaccctcacaaaatacccatttgccataaagtggaaagcacatgaggggtgccccaccttgtccccctacccattttattagaggtctttacccgtttgTTCggcccacccgtctataccaagacctattgtaccTTAATTATATAGACATTTCGTTTAGGTATTTATGTACACAGTGATGATGTGTATGTATATATGTACGCATCGATTGCGAGTATGTATATATGTACGCATCGATTGCGAGTATGTATATATACAACAATAAcgagtatatatataatataccTCATTTATAAAACATATATTAATCATGCATAATTAGCTATCATCTATCACCTATAATTaaaattatttgtttttttatttgaaaatattttgaagataaacctaaaaaacaaaaatttgagaaaagttaatCTATTTTATTTATCAGTAAAACTTAATTGTAATATATCAATTGCAAAATACTCCATATAAGAGGCCGAACGAAACGCGGAATACTACCTAGTGGAATATTATTACTTACTCATATTTTGAGTGACTTTTGAAGTGTTGAGGTAGCAACCCAAGTCCCACATTTGAAAAGAAGAGGAGTCTTGCCTAGTTTATAAGAGCGGTCGTGTTAAATATCGTCAACACTTTTattaattatcgtcgacaattaacaCATCTTTCCAATATTGTCCCCCCCCCCCCGGTCATTAACTCCCCCTTCTCTCCCCCTTctctccccctctctctctctctctctctctctctctctctctctctctcatctttctaaaacaaaaaaaagacagTTTTTCGGAAAAAAATCGTAATTTAATTTACGGACTTTTCGATTAAAATCGTTTTAAACATATCGACTAATGACGGTAACAACGATCAAGTTAGTAATGATGTTCAAGAGATATGTTTATGTTTCAAGTTTATGATTTGACGAACGAATTACATATTTactaactaattacaaattaagacggaaattaataattttttttttaaaaaatatgtcGAAAAAGGGTCTGGAtaaagaaatttttcgtccaaaCGAAAAATTTCTTCGTCCAAACCTAGGTCCAGAtgaaaaatattttcgtccgggagaaaaaaaaattatttttttattttttttttcacccagacgaaaatatttttcgtctGGACCTAGCTAGGTTTggacgaaaatgtttttcgtccgggaattttttttttttgaaaaaaaaatcatttttcgacttagattaatttttggcGCGGTAATCGATAATCGCTAATCCGTTCTAACAATAACGATTCTATTCTAAACCACCTAAATCTACTAACTAATtacaaatttttaaaaaattaaactaGTTTAGATTACTTGTCGTCGATTCCTTGAATTTGGTGGTGGAATTGAAGCAGTGGTGACGGAAATGTCGTACTTGAAAATAAAGATGTTAATATATGGGAGGTTTAGAGGGAGGGGTAGATTAGGAAAGTCATTacaaattgtcgacgataattagtaattTGTTGACGACGTTTATCAGGTTGGTATAAGGGACCCACCACTCTATTAgtatgaggccttttgggaaggagcccaagaacAAAACTGTGCGggtttggcccaaagcggacaatattaTACTAATGTGACAGAGTGGTGGAGGCGGCAGTCCCAACATGAAGATATATACAGTATTATTTCATATGTTTGACTAACTAATGCCAACTCATACTAGCATTTGTATTCAGATTATGGAGTAAACTCTTTAACTAGCCGTTTACCTCTTATAAGAATATACACTATTATCGACAGTTGGCTCCCGATTTAAATGATGTCAACAACGTTACCAAAATAGTGATCTCGATATTGAGACACTACTTAAGCCGAGTTATTACGGAAATTATAGGACTAATAGGGGTATGGCAATTGTGttctaggtagcacggacactccttCTAACTAGTCGTCCCGTGTCtgacaccgtgtcggacacccgacactcgtcggacacacgcctAAACATGTTATAGTTTACACGAGGAATAAATTCTCAAATAAGATTGATTAGAAGATTTGTTTGTGTGCGAAATTAGAATTAGTTATAGTTAAGGTCGAATTTTACCTTCAGTTACCTAAATTTAGTATCAAATAcattaaatttaaaatcaaatACATTACTATAATaaaatcatacgttatttataaccataaaatatgtctttttattaaatttaaatagcgtgtctcgtgtcctaaatttcatgggatgccgtatcacgtgtccgtgtccgttttggtgctacctagattGTGTTAGGATTATTGTGTATGTCAATAGGATAATTATATTGGTATACCATGGTCCATGGACCATGGTTACCAAATCTCTTAACTTAACCCTAAGGGTTTGTTTGGATaggaggatttggagggaaagagaggggagggaaagaaagggatgataaatcatttgtttggttagcaaaatggagATGGATGAATTTtgaggggagggaaaatgaatccctccacttccccctccaagccaaattatttcctctccaacaaaggcaagatttggaggaaaaatgacctcctccattctccctccccttcccttccatcccctttctcttccctccttctccctcccctccctttccctccacttttgttatccaaacacacccttatgGAAATTAAGCTAGGTAGAGTTGTAGACTATTTTAGCTAACTTTGAGTACCTACTTCCTAAAAACATACATTAACCTCTCTTAACTTAACCCTAATGAAAACACACACATTGTAATCCATGCGGACACGATGAGTTACTGACAAAATCAGGATTTAACATTAATAGAGTAATTTTTTTTTCCAGTCAATGGCGCACCTGCTAGCCGATCTCCTAGCTCCACCACTGTTGTCTGTTTGGAGCTAAAAACAAAAATCTTTAACTTTTTATTATcaaattttttccttttttcgcgATGAACACATAGTAAATTTGAAACTGAGTTGACTATTATCGTAATTTGCTTATAAAAGTCGCATGAAAAAATTAGTTTTGTTTCTATGTAACCATATTTTTTCCTATGTAATATAAAGTCAATTGCGGAGTACTCAGAATGTCTTCATTAATATGACAAAATCATCCTCGCCGACCACTGACAAATTTAACATAATACAATGTTACAACAAGATCAGATATATATAATCTATCATCATCACTTTAAAGTTGAGATATTGGCAAACGACAAAAGGTTGATCACGGAAGTGCGTTCGGTTCCTCCTAGTGTTAACAATATGATATATTTTATTGATTTATGAGTCACCCCATTTAGAATAACTTAGATATACGTCACAAATTTTTATTTAGGACGGTCATATTTATTTTAAATTAAAGAAAGGAGTTAAATAGACAGTTGCGATAAATCTAGGGTTTTACAAAATCTTTTcctttttatttatatgtcaaatTCTCAGGAAATATTTAATGGGTTCCTCGGTTTATTAATACAAATATATCTGTCTTATGAGAGATCAATTAGGTAAACGGAGCTGACCAACATTAACAAAATTCTTTGAGAGGTTGATTCCCTTTTTACCTCCTCCAATGTCAAACTCATAGTGGAAATTACTATTTTgcttttttaccttttttttttgtcaagCTTCAAATCATATGGACTGTTAATATTTGTTTTTTTGTCCTTATTACCCCTTTTAGTGAAGTAACCCTATGATTTCCTATTTGtcacatttatttatttaatttattgttaattttatgaAGGATTGATTGTTACCTACTTATGTCATTCTCAGGTGAATATAACATGCTGCACTATACGACGGCCAACTATGTTTGATTATTATGATTTCTACTACTACAACTACTAACTAATGTTGGCCCTATCCACCAATTATTGGTTGATTTTTTATGGGAATTGAGGATGGAACATAAATGGTTAATCTTAAACGTCATTCTATATGATTCCATGTTAGTATGTTACCAATTGTGCATCTAGATTGTAGTGGATGTAAATGGATATTGATTCAATTTGAATTATTCAGTGACTTGGGTTTAATTCATATCTGAAGATATTTAACATGTAGATTTCAATTTGTGGACGAATTCTGTTTAATTCTGATATGAAAAATTTAGGAAAGAAATTTAATAAGAACATTTGTCTTTATATCATCGACTTACAATCTTATTATCAATATCAACAGATGTCATTAAATTTTCTTAGGTTAAATAATATAGACTCATATGTAGATCAAAATAAGTGTCATGTATATCGATATAAAGGCAACTATAGTCGTAGGCTCGTAGCTACTatctttatatttttttttttgatgacgagggggttgaatccccccgggagCTACTATCTTTATAGCCTTAGTTACTTGCAAAGACTCAGTTTTCTCCAATTTTTCCTGAGGTTGAAAGTGATTTTCAGAGTAACAAATATTCATTTATACACTACACATCTATGTTATAACAGATCGATGCAAGAAAGGTAATGATAAGCAAAACAGGCAAATAAATTTACGTGGTTCAACTATTAATGTGATAAGATATTTTGTTGATGCTGAGGCGTTACAGATTTCGAATTCAGAGTACATGAGTTATGGTATGCATAACTGGTAGGATGAGACAATGAGAGTATAAAACAAACTTCTGTTAGATTTAATCCGAATAGAGACCGtaaacttcatactaaattaCTCGGTATAAACTGTAGAGCGGAAGCGTACCTGATTACATGACGAATGGTTGGGATGAACCGCCTGAAGGGACGGTATTCGGGATTAGGTCTTCTAGTAGACACACATACCATGTGGATCTCTCTACTGATGGGATGCAGGGAGATTAGGTTATTGTGTGCTACCAGGGACCATAACCCAGGTGACTTATATATAGTCTCCTTAGTCTAATGCGCCCATCATGCATTAGCAaacctaatgggtatctacaTTTAGATAAAAGACTGGCACATACCTTTTAAGACGTAAATAAGCCCATATTTAATACACCGTAGTGGATCACTTTATATTTAGGCTAATCTTAACTGATAGCGCATAAATACAATTACTATCGAATTAATAATTTGTCCATATATAATATTGTATTAAGCCCATATttcttacaatctcccacttgggCCAAATACATTCATATATGTGTGACACCTAATAATTGTATTTACAATATAACCTTATGAGCTCAAAAAAGCTATCAAACATCCAACCGTCTTAAGCAATTCGGTCCATCAATCATACCAACATAGGATCAAAGCGGCCTTTGCTCCAGTTTGTCGTAGCAGGACCCTCAATGGTCACATATGTCAATATAACCAACGACATGAATCGAGCATGGGAGTGCAGCATGAGAATAACATCCGAATGTGATCCCTATATGCATATTTTCAACTGGTCCACCTTAGTGAGATCAACCAAAATAACACGGAGTGAAACCGTAAACCGAAAACCTTATTTCTGCAGAACTTCATAACCGTAAACTTTAATGTGTCTAACATGACAAACTcccacttaaaatgaatttcctTAAAACCGAAACACCCATTTGAGCAATTAGCTCAAGAAAGACCGTGGGTGGTAATTCCTTAGTAAGCGGATCCGCAAAATGGAGTTTGTATCAACATGTATAATTGACACCTTTTCACTCTGAATTGTTTCTTAAACAATACAtcacttatattgttattagaaacTTTACAATTGTACATTTGTCGCAAAATAATTTAAATGGTCTTTCAATACCGTACTTAATTTGCAGCCTCATGACAAATGTTCATAACCAACTAGGAGTCGAAATAACAAATGATCTCAACCTGAATCGATCTCTTATAAATAATGTTTTGTTCCAAATATAAATGACCAACAATATATATATTTGGCTGCCCTTAGTGGATCAAGATCCTAATCCGTATTGCCTTAATATCTGTCCAACTAACTTTAGAATGTACGCAATATCTGAACGCATACAAGCTAAATATATATCATAATACTTAAACACATTAAATATTTCCCGAGACACATGAATTTAAGCATTAATGAATTTTTTCTGAATATTTTCCTTAGGGCATTTGAGACTAATTTGTCTCCTTTACTGAAAGGGTATTAACTAGAAATATTAACTTACTCCCACTGAATCTTGAGTATCTACAATCATCTACCCAATCATCTAAAACAAATAAGATGACAGCAAGGCAAATTTGTAATCTTTATGACGGAAAACCTTACTTGAGCTTTATTTGATGAATTCCCTTATTGCAGAAAATCTACTTTGAATCTATTGAATCAAAGTTCTAGTTACTGCACTGAATAGTTTCATCAATGTCACAATTGTAAAACAAACCTTTACCATTCATCCAATATAACCAAAAAACCGAATTTGCCCAAAAGTCCTGATAGTCAATACCGATACGATGATCCTGATTGTCACATTACCTTTTACATCCTTCTTGGTAACAAATGAATATTTGAAACCAATATATTTCACAACTTTAGGTAATGGAACAAAGTCCAAATATCATCATTCATCAAATGACTTATTTTCTTTATGGCATCAATCCACTTATATGAGTTAGGACCTTCAATGGTTTGGCAAAAGGCGATTAAATCATCTTTAACATTCCATTTTCTAACTCTTATTACAACTAATTAGTCCGTCACTACATTGTTGTCCATTTTTATCCATATAGGAaaacaatgtaattaatgtagttGTATTTACTTTATTATGTGGATCTTCTAATAAATTGGTTATTGAGATATTTGAGTTTGTTTAACCAAATTGATCTTAAAATCATGTATAAGGAGACTTAAAACAATGTCAATCACCTTTTCTCCCACTCAAACACAATATTCTCAATGAACcccttaatttccgtcttaaatagcTTTATTGTGGGATCATTACTTTATTACCCTTAAAACTTTAAGTACTATCCAACAAAATAGTCATTGACTATCCTTAAGTCCAACTATTAACCTTATGGCTTTTAAACCTCAACCTTAATTAGTTAGACATACTAGATATATAAATAATTTACACTATCATTAAATAGTCAATGTTATTGTTAGAACTTTATCCAAAGATAGCTGTAATCTTAAGAACTTAGTACTAGAGTAATATGGAAAAGAGTGTGAATTATCACAATCCTTACCAGGCCTTAGGATCTTGTTTGCATACATACTACACCATCCATATTAAGAATCCTCATATGGTGTAATAATATCAAATAAAAGATCGAACTCCTCTAGAAATTCTTAAAAATAACCTTGACGTTGTTatccttaatagtcatttaacGCCAAAGTATTAACACTTATGATCAAAGATGACAAAACTATTCTTTTACTGAGTAAAATAACTCGGTCAAATATCACTGAAAACGTCAAGAACTTAAAACTTCTCACAAATGTGATTTAGATATCCATGCTTAAAATCCGTCTAcaaattaacataataatttaaaccaataatactccctcttattcactatattcttcccctttcctttttgcacaagaaataagaaggTGATTTTgtaccacacaaaacacactaccccacatgtaatttaatttggaccacacaaatcaacccaaaaaaggaaatagggaagaaaccccgaataatccgaataaggaaatagggaagaaaatggtgaataggagggagtatatacttAAGTATAAAATGGTTCCATTTTCTGTATATATTAATAATAAGACATCGAAAAATAATTTTGATATCTAATCTTCCTCTAGTTTGTCTTTA
Protein-coding sequences here:
- the LOC141622849 gene encoding histone deacetylase 8; protein product: MAAEEQSALVVAKNERIAVFWDEGMLKHDPGRGVFDSAFDPGFLDVLEDHPENADRVRNMVSILKRGPISPFISWHSGSLASTSDLLTFHSPEYIKELEEADKAGGKMMCAGTFLNPGSWEAARLAAGTTLSAMKHLLDGQANIAYALVRPPGHHAQPTQADGYCFLNNAGLAVHLALKSGRAKVVVIDIDVHYGNGTAEGFYGSNEVLTISLHMNHGTWGPSHPQSGAIDQLGEGDGLGFNMNIPLPNGSGDRGYEYAMKELVVPAVNKFQPEMIVLVVGQDSSAFDPNGRQCLTMDGYRELTRIIRGLADFHSKGQFLIVQEGGYQMTYSAFCLHATLEGALDIRNPLLPDPIAYYPEDEGYTVRAVDAMKQYFTANAPFLKEAN